One window from the genome of Betaproteobacteria bacterium encodes:
- a CDS encoding copper-translocating P-type ATPase — protein sequence MTCASCVARVEKALLKVPGVETASVNLATEVATVRAAGWVAQAAIAAIRGAGYEASVQEEEAPREAPRAGIRRDTLELAACAFLTAPLVVPMVAALFGVHVMLPAWLQWLLATPVQFVFGARFYRSAWKALAARAGNMDLLVAIGTTAAYGLSAYLALAHGSAHLYFEASAVVITLVRTGKWLEERAKRQTTEAIRALAALRPETARLLENGEEQVVPVARLKVGDLVVVLPGDRVPVDAEVTEGETHVDESLLTGESLPVAKSPGSRVTGGSVNAEGRLVARTVAVGAESTLARIIRAVESAQAAKAPIQRLVDRVSEVFVPAVVAIAFLTFLAWGFFTGNWEAAVLNAVAVLVIACPCALGLATPTAVMVGTGVAARHGILIKDAEALEVAHRTRVVAFDKTGTLTEGRPCLVEVVPLDIDRGKALALAAAVQRGSTHPLARAVLDSAQRELVPVPPARDLRTVSGRGAEARIGDRTVAIASRRWVDELGVDGIDRLEGDAARLQARGLTVSWLVESAPRLRALALLAFGDEVKPRSAGAIAKLRSLGLVTVLVTGDNRGAAQAAGRALGIEEVLAEVQPEEKAAVVARLRAAHGAVAMVGDGINDAPALAAADIGIAMGTGTDVAMHTAGITLMRADPSLVADALDISRRTHAKIRQNLFWAIVYNLVGVPLAALGLLSPMIAGAAMALSSVSVVSNALLLSRWKARARD from the coding sequence ATGACCTGCGCCTCGTGTGTGGCCCGCGTCGAGAAGGCGCTGCTGAAGGTGCCGGGCGTGGAAACGGCGAGCGTCAATCTGGCCACGGAAGTCGCCACCGTGCGGGCGGCCGGATGGGTCGCGCAGGCTGCCATCGCGGCCATTCGCGGCGCCGGGTACGAGGCATCGGTGCAGGAAGAAGAGGCCCCTCGTGAGGCGCCGAGAGCCGGCATCCGCCGCGACACGCTGGAGCTCGCGGCCTGCGCGTTCCTCACCGCGCCGCTCGTCGTGCCCATGGTCGCCGCCCTGTTCGGCGTGCACGTGATGCTTCCGGCATGGCTGCAGTGGCTGCTTGCCACGCCCGTGCAATTCGTGTTCGGCGCCCGGTTCTACCGTTCCGCGTGGAAGGCGCTCGCCGCGCGCGCCGGAAACATGGACCTGCTGGTCGCGATCGGGACCACCGCCGCGTATGGCCTGAGCGCCTATCTCGCGCTCGCCCACGGCAGCGCGCACCTCTACTTCGAGGCCTCGGCGGTGGTGATCACGCTGGTGCGCACGGGCAAGTGGCTCGAGGAGCGCGCCAAGCGCCAGACGACTGAGGCGATCCGGGCGCTGGCGGCGCTGCGGCCGGAGACGGCGCGCCTGCTCGAGAACGGCGAGGAGCAGGTGGTGCCCGTGGCGCGGCTGAAGGTGGGCGACCTCGTCGTCGTGTTGCCCGGCGATCGCGTGCCCGTGGATGCGGAAGTGACCGAAGGCGAGACTCACGTGGACGAGTCCCTCCTCACCGGCGAGAGCCTGCCTGTGGCCAAGTCGCCCGGAAGCCGCGTGACCGGCGGCTCGGTGAACGCCGAGGGTCGACTCGTCGCGCGCACCGTCGCCGTGGGCGCGGAGAGCACGCTCGCGAGGATCATCCGCGCCGTCGAGTCGGCGCAGGCGGCCAAGGCGCCCATCCAGCGACTCGTCGACCGCGTGAGCGAGGTCTTCGTGCCGGCCGTGGTCGCGATCGCATTCCTCACCTTTCTCGCCTGGGGCTTCTTTACCGGCAACTGGGAAGCCGCGGTCCTCAATGCCGTGGCGGTGCTCGTCATCGCCTGCCCGTGCGCGTTGGGGCTGGCCACGCCCACAGCGGTGATGGTCGGCACGGGCGTGGCCGCGCGCCACGGCATCCTCATCAAGGACGCCGAGGCGCTCGAAGTGGCCCATCGCACGCGCGTCGTGGCCTTCGACAAGACGGGCACGCTCACCGAGGGCAGGCCCTGCCTCGTGGAAGTGGTGCCTCTCGACATCGATCGCGGGAAGGCGCTCGCGCTTGCGGCCGCCGTGCAACGCGGCTCTACCCATCCGCTGGCCAGGGCGGTCCTGGATTCGGCGCAGCGCGAGCTCGTGCCGGTTCCCCCGGCGCGGGATCTGCGCACCGTCTCCGGCCGCGGAGCCGAGGCTCGCATCGGGGATCGCACGGTCGCGATCGCGAGCCGGCGCTGGGTGGACGAGCTGGGAGTCGACGGCATCGACCGCCTGGAGGGCGACGCCGCGCGGCTGCAGGCGCGAGGGCTCACCGTGTCGTGGCTCGTCGAGTCGGCGCCCCGCCTGCGAGCGCTGGCGCTCCTCGCTTTCGGCGACGAGGTGAAGCCCCGGTCAGCGGGTGCGATCGCGAAGCTGCGTTCGCTCGGCCTCGTGACCGTGCTCGTCACCGGGGACAACCGCGGCGCGGCGCAGGCCGCCGGCCGGGCTCTCGGCATCGAGGAGGTTCTGGCCGAGGTGCAGCCGGAGGAGAAGGCGGCGGTCGTCGCGAGGTTGCGCGCGGCGCACGGGGCGGTCGCGATGGTCGGCGACGGCATCAACGACGCGCCGGCGCTCGCCGCCGCCGACATCGGCATCGCGATGGGCACGGGCACCGATGTCGCGATGCACACGGCGGGCATCACGCTGATGCGCGCGGACCCGTCGCTGGTGGCCGACGCGCTGGACATCTCGCGCCGCACCCATGCGAAGATCCGGCAGAATCTCTTCTGGGCGATCGTGTACAACCTGGTGGGCGTGCCGCTCGCGGCCCTGGGCCTGCTGTCACCCATGATCGCCGGCGCCGCCATGGCGCTGAGCAGCGTGAGCGTCGTGTCCAACGCGTTGCTGCTCTCGCGCTGGAAGGCGCGTGCGCGAGACTGA
- a CDS encoding heavy-metal-associated domain-containing protein, with amino-acid sequence MIEIAVSDMTCGHCASVITRTVREIDAAVGCEIDLAARRVRIASTRPAQDFIAAIAGAGYTPVLGSPGP; translated from the coding sequence ATGATCGAAATCGCCGTCAGCGACATGACCTGCGGCCACTGCGCCTCGGTCATCACCAGGACCGTCAGGGAAATCGACGCCGCCGTCGGCTGCGAGATCGACCTCGCTGCCAGGCGGGTGCGCATCGCGAGCACCAGGCCGGCGCAGGATTTCATCGCAGCCATCGCCGGGGCGGGCTACACGCCGGTGCTTGGCAGCCCGGGACCCTAG
- a CDS encoding histidine phosphatase family protein, translating to MELVLWRHADAEVGVMDMKRELTDKGRKQAAKMARWLRPRLEGQWLVLSSPAVRARQTAEALDLDVDVRSALGTSATEEALLNEAGWPAGDGNVILVGHQPTLGRLAARLLTGHLRDLSVKKGAVWWFSGKYDKRAGLNETILRAVIAPDLVD from the coding sequence ATGGAACTGGTCCTGTGGCGCCATGCGGATGCGGAAGTGGGTGTGATGGACATGAAGCGCGAGCTCACCGACAAGGGTCGCAAGCAGGCGGCGAAGATGGCGCGATGGCTGCGGCCGCGCCTGGAAGGGCAGTGGCTGGTTCTTTCGAGCCCCGCCGTGCGCGCCAGGCAGACGGCGGAGGCGCTCGACCTCGATGTCGACGTGCGCTCCGCATTGGGGACCTCGGCGACGGAGGAGGCGCTCCTGAACGAAGCCGGCTGGCCCGCCGGTGACGGGAACGTGATCCTCGTGGGCCACCAGCCGACCCTCGGGCGCCTGGCGGCGCGCCTCCTGACCGGGCATCTGCGCGATCTGAGCGTGAAGAAGGGCGCGGTGTGGTGGTTTTCCGGCAAGTACGACAAGCGCGCCGGGCTCAATGAAACGATCCTTCGTGCGGTGATTGCGCCCGACCTGGTGGATTGA
- the dmeF gene encoding CDF family Co(II)/Ni(II) efflux transporter DmeF: protein MALHDLSAWRHGHAFDPGNRAGESRTWIVVAITAVTMVAEIVGGWITGSMALLADGWHMGTHVVALSMAGIAYALARRWSRDERFAFGTWKIEVLGAFSSALVLAIVALAMAVESAMRLVNPHEIAFEAALIVAVVGLVVNVVSAFVLAGHDHGHDHDHDHDHDHGHDYDHGHDHDHDHDQDHGHRRHDRKHDHGDLNLRAAYIHVLADAFTSVLAIVALAAGMLAGWAWLDSVMGIVGAAVIAWWSKGLLAQSARVLLDREMDSPVSRQVRLAIESDGDAAIADLHVWRIGRAQHACIVTIVAREPLTPDGYRQRLSGIASLAHVSIEVNRCPHENCPEPGLG, encoded by the coding sequence ATGGCGCTCCACGACCTCTCCGCCTGGCGGCACGGGCACGCGTTCGACCCCGGCAACAGGGCGGGCGAATCCCGAACATGGATCGTCGTGGCCATCACCGCCGTCACGATGGTGGCCGAGATCGTCGGCGGCTGGATCACGGGGTCGATGGCGTTGCTGGCCGACGGCTGGCACATGGGCACGCACGTCGTGGCGCTGTCGATGGCGGGCATCGCCTATGCCCTCGCACGCCGCTGGTCGCGCGACGAACGCTTCGCCTTCGGGACGTGGAAGATCGAGGTGCTGGGCGCCTTCTCCAGCGCGCTGGTGCTGGCCATCGTGGCGCTGGCGATGGCGGTCGAGTCCGCCATGCGACTGGTGAACCCGCACGAAATCGCCTTCGAAGCGGCGCTCATCGTCGCCGTGGTGGGACTCGTGGTGAACGTGGTGTCGGCCTTTGTTCTCGCCGGCCACGACCATGGCCACGATCATGACCATGACCACGACCATGACCATGGCCACGATTACGACCATGGCCACGATCACGACCATGACCACGATCAGGATCACGGGCATCGCCGGCATGACCGAAAGCACGATCACGGCGACCTGAACCTGCGCGCGGCCTATATTCACGTGCTGGCCGACGCCTTCACCTCCGTGCTCGCGATCGTGGCGCTGGCCGCCGGGATGTTGGCCGGCTGGGCATGGCTGGATTCCGTCATGGGCATCGTTGGCGCGGCGGTGATCGCGTGGTGGTCGAAGGGGCTCCTCGCGCAGTCGGCGCGCGTGCTCCTCGACCGCGAGATGGATTCGCCGGTCTCCCGGCAGGTGCGCCTCGCCATCGAAAGCGACGGCGATGCCGCCATTGCCGACCTTCACGTCTGGCGCATCGGGCGTGCCCAGCATGCCTGCATCGTGACGATCGTCGCGCGCGAGCCGCTCACGCCCGACGGCTACCGCCAGCGCCTCTCGGGCATCGCCTCGCTCGCGCACGTTTCGATCGAGGTCAACCGCTGTCCGCACGAGAACTGCCCTGAGCCGGGACTTGGATAG
- the cueR gene encoding Cu(I)-responsive transcriptional regulator, translating into MAQTKYFELSDARREGFFNIGEAAEASGVSAKMIRHYEEIGLVPKAGRTQAGYRIYREADVHMLRFIRRSRDLGFTMKEIAGLLGLWQDKRRASADVKRLAGKHLADLDARIAELKGMRRTLEQLVHCCHGDERPDCPILDDLAGAGPA; encoded by the coding sequence ATGGCGCAGACGAAATACTTCGAGCTTTCCGACGCGCGTCGCGAGGGCTTCTTCAACATCGGCGAGGCCGCCGAGGCCTCGGGCGTGTCGGCGAAGATGATCCGCCACTACGAGGAGATCGGACTCGTGCCCAAGGCGGGGCGAACGCAGGCCGGCTACCGAATCTACCGCGAGGCCGACGTGCACATGCTGCGCTTCATCCGCCGCTCGCGCGACCTGGGCTTCACGATGAAGGAGATCGCCGGGCTCCTCGGCCTGTGGCAGGACAAGCGCCGCGCGAGCGCCGACGTGAAGCGCCTGGCCGGCAAGCACCTGGCCGACCTCGACGCGCGCATCGCCGAGCTGAAGGGCATGCGCCGCACGCTGGAGCAGCTGGTCCATTGCTGCCATGGCGACGAGCGCCCGGATTGTCCCATCCTCGACGATCTCGCCGGGGCCGGACCGGCATAG
- a CDS encoding TetR/AcrR family transcriptional regulator, translating to MSLQVFRASKGKETRTQILEAAIQQASQGGFESITIGTLAEFTGMSKSGLFAHFGSRTDLQIAVLDETARRFTEAVFLPAMKAPRGLTRLRAIFANWLVWPERAKLRGSCPILAAFSEYDDRPGPMREALLDRQRLLARELAKAVHLAVESGELRADTDVPQFVFEMSGIELAYSYALRLLGDAAASSRALAAFERLVQANRPSTPVSRPAARRR from the coding sequence ATGTCACTGCAAGTATTCAGGGCCAGCAAGGGGAAAGAGACCCGCACCCAGATCCTTGAGGCCGCGATCCAGCAGGCGAGCCAGGGAGGGTTCGAGTCGATCACGATCGGCACGCTCGCCGAGTTCACCGGCATGTCGAAGAGCGGGCTCTTTGCCCACTTCGGCTCGCGCACGGACCTGCAGATCGCCGTCCTGGACGAAACGGCGCGACGGTTCACCGAGGCGGTGTTCCTGCCGGCGATGAAGGCGCCGCGCGGCCTGACGCGCCTGCGCGCCATCTTCGCGAACTGGCTGGTATGGCCGGAGCGCGCGAAGCTGCGCGGAAGTTGCCCGATTCTGGCGGCTTTCTCCGAATACGACGACCGGCCCGGCCCGATGCGCGAGGCGTTGCTCGATCGCCAGCGTCTTCTCGCCCGCGAACTCGCGAAGGCAGTGCACCTGGCGGTGGAAAGCGGTGAGCTGCGCGCCGACACCGACGTGCCCCAGTTCGTCTTCGAGATGTCGGGAATCGAGCTCGCCTACAGCTACGCGCTGCGCCTGCTTGGCGACGCGGCGGCTTCGAGCCGTGCGCTCGCCGCGTTCGAGCGCCTGGTGCAGGCGAATCGCCCGTCCACCCCCGTTTCCCGCCCCGCGGCCCGCCGCCGCTGA
- a CDS encoding DUF924 domain-containing protein has protein sequence MSRDLDSEAREVLAFWFGDPGSPDHGRPRPEWFRKDDAFDGEIRRRFLALQASAALGEREGWRGDPDSLLALIVVLDQFSRNLYRDDPRAFSQDAMALDCAQLMISQGWDAARLPVERQFAYLPFEHAEDPAMQDRSIALFATLEAFPETKGLTPWAEKHRVIVRRFGRFPHRNAALGRESTAEEIAFLAGPDSRF, from the coding sequence CTGAGCCGGGACTTGGATAGCGAGGCGCGCGAGGTCCTTGCGTTCTGGTTCGGGGACCCGGGGTCGCCCGACCATGGACGGCCGCGGCCGGAGTGGTTCCGCAAGGATGACGCCTTCGACGGGGAGATCCGGCGCCGCTTCCTGGCGCTGCAGGCGAGCGCCGCGCTGGGCGAGCGCGAGGGCTGGCGCGGGGATCCGGATTCGCTCCTCGCGCTGATCGTCGTGCTGGACCAGTTCTCGCGCAATCTTTACCGGGACGATCCGCGGGCGTTCTCGCAGGACGCGATGGCGCTCGACTGCGCGCAGCTCATGATTTCGCAGGGCTGGGATGCGGCGCGCCTGCCGGTGGAGCGGCAGTTCGCCTACCTGCCGTTCGAGCACGCCGAGGACCCCGCGATGCAGGACCGTTCCATCGCGCTCTTCGCGACGCTGGAGGCCTTCCCGGAAACGAAGGGATTGACGCCGTGGGCGGAGAAGCACCGCGTGATCGTGCGCCGGTTCGGGCGGTTTCCGCACCGGAATGCGGCGCTGGGACGGGAATCGACGGCAGAGGAAATCGCGTTTCTGGCGGGGCCCGATTCCCGGTTCTGA
- a CDS encoding CoA pyrophosphatase has product MPCPLTRDELLRRLAHAPPLEELLTADDFEKQRVAASAGELTPAAVLLLVVNRPDPTVVFTQRTDHLADHAGQISFPGGRVDADDTDPVHTALREAREEVGIDPAGIEILGELPDYHTSTRYRVRPIVGWTEPPALWTPDPHEVADVFEVPLAFLLDTANHRYESAFYKGRLRHYWAMPWQGRFIWGATAGMLVTFQRIVDRKVQDTDV; this is encoded by the coding sequence ATGCCCTGCCCGCTGACCCGTGACGAACTCCTTCGCCGGCTCGCCCACGCCCCGCCGCTGGAGGAGCTGCTCACCGCAGACGACTTCGAGAAGCAGCGGGTGGCGGCTTCCGCGGGCGAGCTCACGCCGGCCGCGGTGCTCCTCCTCGTCGTGAACCGTCCGGATCCGACGGTCGTTTTCACGCAGCGCACGGACCACCTCGCGGACCATGCCGGGCAGATCAGCTTTCCGGGCGGGCGCGTCGATGCGGACGACACGGACCCCGTGCACACGGCGCTCAGGGAAGCGCGGGAGGAGGTGGGGATCGACCCGGCAGGGATCGAGATCCTGGGGGAACTTCCCGATTACCACACGTCCACCCGGTACCGCGTGCGGCCCATCGTCGGCTGGACCGAGCCGCCCGCCCTCTGGACGCCAGATCCCCACGAGGTGGCCGACGTCTTCGAGGTGCCGCTCGCCTTCCTCCTCGACACCGCCAACCATCGCTACGAGAGCGCCTTCTACAAGGGGCGCCTTCGCCACTACTGGGCGATGCCGTGGCAGGGACGCTTCATCTGGGGCGCGACTGCCGGGATGCTCGTCACCTTCCAGCGCATCGTCGACCGCAAGGTGCAAGACACGGATGTCTGA
- a CDS encoding heavy-metal-associated domain-containing protein, translating into MEFTVQDMTCGHCAATITEAVKAVDPDGRCEIDVAARRVKVASAFSPERIAAAISKAGFSPVPIASA; encoded by the coding sequence ATCGAATTCACCGTGCAGGACATGACCTGCGGACACTGCGCCGCCACCATCACCGAGGCGGTGAAAGCCGTCGATCCCGATGGGCGCTGCGAGATCGACGTGGCCGCCAGGCGCGTGAAGGTGGCAAGCGCGTTCTCCCCCGAGCGTATCGCCGCGGCCATCAGCAAGGCCGGCTTCTCGCCGGTGCCGATCGCTTCGGCCTGA
- a CDS encoding glutathione S-transferase, translated as MLRIWGRMSSVNVQKVVWMADELGIRYERLEAGGAFGVVSTPDYRRMNPNSLVPVIEDNGFVLWESNAIVRYLAAKHAPGSLWPGDLQRRADIDRWMDWQATTFTPAMRDAFWQLVRTAPEKRDAAVVEASRAASEKAAAILETHLAGRAFVSGDAFSPADLVLGCAAHRWLNLPLAREPRPGMQRWYASLKSRPGAAQVLSTPVA; from the coding sequence GTGCTGAGGATCTGGGGGCGGATGTCTTCCGTCAACGTCCAGAAGGTGGTGTGGATGGCCGACGAGCTTGGCATCCGCTACGAGCGCCTCGAGGCGGGCGGCGCCTTCGGGGTGGTTTCCACGCCCGACTACAGGCGCATGAACCCCAACAGCCTCGTCCCGGTGATCGAGGACAACGGCTTCGTGCTGTGGGAATCGAACGCCATCGTGCGCTACCTCGCCGCGAAGCACGCGCCGGGCAGCCTGTGGCCCGGCGATCTGCAGCGCCGTGCCGACATCGACCGCTGGATGGATTGGCAGGCAACCACTTTCACGCCTGCGATGCGCGATGCCTTCTGGCAACTCGTGCGCACGGCGCCGGAAAAGCGCGATGCCGCCGTCGTGGAGGCTTCGCGCGCGGCCTCGGAGAAAGCTGCGGCAATCCTCGAGACGCACCTCGCGGGCCGGGCATTCGTGTCGGGGGATGCGTTCTCTCCGGCCGACCTCGTGCTCGGGTGCGCCGCGCATCGCTGGCTCAACCTGCCGCTGGCTCGCGAACCTCGCCCCGGGATGCAGCGCTGGTACGCGAGCCTCAAGTCGCGGCCGGGCGCGGCGCAGGTGCTGTCGACGCCAGTGGCCTGA
- the maiA gene encoding maleylacetoacetate isomerase, with the protein MILHDYWRSSAAFRVRISLALKGIEPGRRYVHLGKGEQRAPAFLAENPLGLVPMLEDGPLTLTQSLAIIEYLEETHPKPPLLPAGPAERAWVRAVALSVACDIHPLDNLRVLRYLDRELHADEAARNRWYAHWVAEGLAAIEKMLGARPGPGPFCLGKTPTLADICLVPQVFNAWRFKVPVEPYPLVSAVVDECLKIPAFDHSQPSKQPDAEE; encoded by the coding sequence ATGATCCTCCATGACTACTGGCGGTCCTCCGCCGCGTTCCGCGTTCGCATCTCGCTGGCACTCAAGGGCATCGAGCCGGGGCGCCGCTACGTTCACCTGGGGAAGGGCGAGCAGCGCGCGCCGGCATTCCTCGCGGAGAACCCGCTGGGGCTGGTGCCGATGCTGGAGGACGGCCCGCTCACGCTCACCCAGTCGCTCGCCATCATCGAGTACCTCGAGGAGACGCACCCCAAGCCGCCGCTCCTGCCGGCCGGGCCCGCCGAGCGCGCCTGGGTCCGCGCGGTGGCGCTCTCCGTCGCCTGCGACATCCACCCTCTCGACAACCTGCGCGTGCTCAGGTACCTAGACCGCGAGCTGCACGCAGACGAGGCTGCCCGCAACCGCTGGTATGCGCACTGGGTGGCCGAGGGGCTCGCCGCGATCGAGAAGATGCTCGGCGCGCGCCCCGGGCCCGGTCCGTTCTGCCTCGGAAAGACCCCCACCCTGGCCGATATCTGCCTCGTGCCGCAGGTGTTCAACGCGTGGCGCTTCAAGGTGCCCGTCGAGCCCTATCCCCTCGTTAGCGCCGTGGTGGACGAATGCCTGAAGATCCCCGCCTTCGACCATTCGCAGCCCTCGAAGCAGCCGGATGCCGAGGAGTGA
- a CDS encoding GNAT family N-acetyltransferase, producing MTLSTDRLLLRPWRESDLEPFAAMNADARVMEHFPSVPTRAESDAMARRIMAKMDAQGWGLWAVEETGGEPFIGFTGLAVPAFEAFFTPCTEIGWRLAHGAWGKGYATQAARAVLAYGFGELGLTEIVSFTAVGNRRSTAVMERLGMRREREFDHPRIAEGSPVRRQVLFRIEKMGQTPFRE from the coding sequence ATGACGCTCTCCACTGACCGCCTGCTCCTTCGCCCCTGGCGCGAATCAGACCTCGAGCCCTTCGCGGCCATGAACGCGGACGCACGCGTGATGGAGCATTTCCCGTCGGTGCCGACGCGCGCGGAAAGCGACGCAATGGCCCGTCGCATCATGGCGAAGATGGATGCGCAGGGCTGGGGACTCTGGGCCGTCGAGGAGACTGGAGGCGAGCCCTTCATCGGCTTCACCGGCCTCGCGGTGCCGGCCTTCGAGGCCTTCTTCACGCCGTGCACCGAGATCGGGTGGCGGCTCGCGCACGGCGCCTGGGGAAAGGGCTACGCGACGCAGGCCGCGCGGGCGGTGCTCGCCTACGGCTTCGGCGAACTGGGGCTGACCGAGATCGTCTCTTTCACGGCCGTCGGCAACAGGCGATCGACAGCGGTGATGGAGCGCCTGGGCATGCGGCGTGAAAGGGAGTTCGACCACCCGCGGATTGCCGAAGGCAGCCCGGTGCGCAGGCAAGTCCTGTTCCGCATCGAGAAAATGGGACAAACCCCTTTCCGGGAATAG
- a CDS encoding copper-binding protein: protein MKQAWILAATLAVGIVPLAVVAADTPPAAAAKPKAAPLTAGEVKKVDREAKKLTIKHGPIENLKMPPMTMVFRVKDPAMLDGLAPGTQIRFHAEEVEGGLLVTRLMVSKAK from the coding sequence ATGAAGCAGGCTTGGATCCTCGCCGCGACCCTCGCGGTCGGCATTGTCCCGTTGGCCGTGGTGGCCGCCGACACCCCGCCGGCGGCCGCGGCGAAACCGAAGGCTGCCCCGCTAACGGCGGGCGAAGTGAAGAAGGTCGACCGGGAAGCGAAGAAGCTGACGATCAAGCACGGCCCGATCGAGAACCTGAAGATGCCGCCGATGACGATGGTCTTCCGCGTGAAGGACCCGGCCATGCTCGACGGCCTGGCGCCCGGCACCCAGATCCGCTTTCACGCGGAGGAGGTCGAGGGCGGCCTGCTCGTGACACGGCTCATGGTCTCGAAGGCGAAATGA